In Perca fluviatilis chromosome 11, GENO_Pfluv_1.0, whole genome shotgun sequence, the following proteins share a genomic window:
- the LOC120568452 gene encoding sal-like protein 4, with product MANCVAFQSKLTSIMEMLAKAAVVEISQLWEDGFALVQVELRRRESEIEALNRKVMMMENERLTVLSQAQTNVTNPTSSSSSKREQQTQLLPPTGDGPIIDSVQTLSCDQSIREKADTSANHRTPPPSQTEEKQCEQLKSGACESDGRDDDDEDLIVKLEDEDDVQIVEQTVDSDPSVGDGAGHHEMEVNLQPAEVMEEQESQQWSSVSVGDSDTADDSDCFFEPKQLSQNLDSEILLIQNALDIFDHSAETAYSDRFARDNGQGASSKSRAPVTFSQAQPSQPIEANNHPERGVSIRFLAEKQPQTKNASAFNPDGRFFLLNDPELHKTIASRRIKEKWFICPFCGKSFDRVSHLEIHQRIHTGEKPYTCDTCGKCFSQRSNLRTHQRTHKEALSQNAV from the exons ATGGCCAACTGTGTGGCTTTCCAGAGCAAGCTAACCTCCATCATGGAGATGCTAGCTAAAGCTGCCGTGGTGGAAATCAGCCAGCTGTGGGAGGACGGTTTCGCCCTCGTACAGGTCGAGCTCCGCCGGAGGGAGAGCGAGATTGAAGCCCTGAACAGAAAGGTGATGATGATGGAAAACGAGCGGTTAACGGTGCTGTCTCAGGCCCAGACTAACGTTACCAATCCGACCTCATCATCTTCCTCCAAGAGAGAGCAGCAGACCCAGCTGCTGCCGCCCACCGGTGATG GGCCGATTATAGATTCAGTCCAGACACTGTCTTGTgatcagagcatcagagagaaggcGGACacctcagccaatcacagaacgCCACCGCCATCCCAGACGGAAGAGAAACAGTGCGAGCAGCTCAAGTCCGGCGCGTGTGAAAGCGACGGCAGAGACGACGACGACGAAGACTTGATAGTCAAGCTAGAGGACGAGGACGACGTCCAGATCGTGGAGCAGACGGTGGACTCGGATCCCAGCGTCGGCGACGGAGCGGGGCACCACGAGATGGAAGTGAACCTCCAGCCCGCCGAGGTTATGGAAGAACAAGAGAGCCAGCAGTGGTCGTCGGTTTCGGTGGGAGACAGCGACACCGCCGATGACTCGGACTGCTTTTTTGAGCCGAAGCAGCTGTCCCAAAATCTGGACTCGGAAATCCTGCTCATTCAGAATGCTTTGGACATTTTTGATCATTCGGCAGAGACGGCGTACTCTGACAGGTTTGCGAGGGACAATGGACAAGGTGCGTCAAGTAAATCAAGAGCTCCTGTGACTTTTAGCCAAGCTCAGCCAAGTCAGCCCATAGAAGCAAATAATCACCCCGAGAGAGGAGTGTCCATCAGATTCCTCGCAGAGAAACAACCCCAAACTAAAAACGCGTCGGCTTTTAACCCGGACGGCAGATTCTTCCTTTTAAACGACCCGGAGCTGCATAAAACGATAGCGAGTCGCCGCATCAAGGAGAAATGGTTCATCTGCCCGTTCTGCGGCAAGAGCTTCGATCGCGTCAGCCACCTGGAGATCCACCAGCGAATCCACACCGGAGAGAAACCGTACACATGCGATACGTGTGGCAAGTGTTTTTCTCAGAGGAGCAACCTTCGCACTCACCAGCGGACTCACAAAGAGGCTCTATCCCAAAATGCAGTTTGA